In one window of Photobacterium leiognathi DNA:
- the gmtX gene encoding gamma-mobile-trio protein GmtX, producing MQVDINVILNDLKTGKTSRTQESLDKLNAILETRFNAGEKDYSIATIGRVSKAQGGVGTVSIRNKTGEHFRLLIDAWATKANTTMKKPPLPQSRKLDTPSDMDLLKRLDDPAMRAVFGQIIAEKNKLKAENRILKQNAEVVVDMRPNKVIHAEQVHQDVEVLPSLDGVLLQGDIEALEDAIDEDKMAQRGWTVSKYGAVKDEDGRPLFKNGFVLAIQKVLAQV from the coding sequence GTGCAGGTTGATATTAACGTTATTTTAAATGACCTTAAAACGGGTAAAACCAGCCGTACACAAGAATCTTTAGATAAGCTAAATGCTATATTAGAAACTCGATTTAATGCAGGTGAAAAAGATTACTCAATTGCCACGATTGGTCGAGTATCAAAAGCCCAAGGTGGTGTTGGTACAGTTAGCATCCGTAACAAAACGGGTGAGCATTTTCGTTTATTGATTGATGCATGGGCGACCAAAGCCAATACCACAATGAAAAAGCCGCCTTTACCTCAGTCCAGAAAGCTCGATACACCGTCTGATATGGACTTGTTAAAGCGATTAGATGACCCTGCTATGAGAGCTGTCTTTGGTCAAATCATTGCTGAAAAAAATAAGCTAAAAGCTGAAAACCGTATCCTTAAACAAAATGCGGAAGTCGTTGTCGATATGCGCCCCAATAAAGTCATCCATGCTGAACAGGTTCATCAAGACGTTGAAGTGTTACCGTCGTTAGATGGTGTTCTACTGCAAGGTGACATTGAGGCTTTAGAAGATGCCATCGACGAAGACAAAATGGCACAGCGAGGTTGGACAGTATCCAAATATGGAGCGGTCAAAGACGAAGATGGTCGTCCTCTGTTTAAGAATGGGTTCGTGTTGGCTATTCAGAAAGTTTTGGCTCAGGTATAG
- the gmtZ gene encoding gamma-mobile-trio integrase GmtZ yields MATKVTQTKKKNDGRSSDLTLQWLVNNHGQKWETWRQLAEEWIKAQDSGTNLKLDALCVFFELYLVDTVPFTSDVKSLFEGKNGWQASTDELKRVLLEKTNRSDNKSTSVLLNYCKEFIDWVVKAHFSEIDDNGIAIPLYNNPFEQVKHKLKNTETVYNPLPYRYICDLRHILCPKPRGHFSDWTWAQKQTGQGARHGDWCEVDESLIDKADPDCVWRSKEVLRTPKGGKSAVSTVIHQIWSPVVSMVLLIKLHLPLRTYQVRMLDSGEADTLRYEKGNWIKNPHGFALNHYSKGVFRQFKDNATGLESTGLYISTNKTADQNKDEFERGYEIPWQNEDVLYWLEKLRNWQEKYNPISKPTDWTTLEVKHTKDMKSKAYLSAMGHSCFLFRDAPAKKQDDRSKPVQDIVIGKLWYKLLHQLEQHLFASGDILSDGTALRLVHDYGEDYSKSGNKTKTEFPLHSLRVSLITCYIMDANLPLPVVSKLLAGHSRMIMTVYYNKITPAVMKEKMTEADKRCEDKSKKSVRAFLKDAEMRQIKCKMAYNDGQSVEAALVNRNPMGWEKRHIGMCLAGGNTVRSDETRTVAGCWNGGELLIDSSNVAKRVYGSVPHGFENCVRCRWFITDARYLPELNAHLNFMSYKSHEAANLAVKLEGEIEKMDELKYEAESEGKPFTQHNELQALQRRYEKQLVEADEYTKDWIATFGLIRRIIEIEQGRTESDTANKLVAVGSESDIKVGFMETESELLQLALLCEDAEFYPDMLDDVKKTPTIERRTQSLSRFMMRKGYMPQLLMLDKDQQLIAANAMMRQMALQANPTDKLDGYKQVANYLELGQFMADSKLLETGIHALENSINTPVDGISIKSLTSNVVKGDFPSAG; encoded by the coding sequence ATGGCTACTAAAGTAACACAAACAAAGAAAAAGAATGATGGTCGCTCTAGTGATTTAACCTTACAGTGGTTGGTAAATAATCATGGTCAAAAATGGGAAACATGGCGACAACTGGCTGAGGAATGGATTAAGGCTCAAGATTCAGGAACGAATTTAAAACTTGATGCTTTGTGTGTGTTTTTCGAGCTTTATCTTGTAGACACAGTGCCTTTTACATCAGACGTTAAGAGTCTATTTGAGGGTAAAAATGGCTGGCAAGCATCAACCGATGAATTGAAGCGTGTTCTGCTGGAAAAGACTAACCGAAGTGATAACAAGTCTACATCAGTGTTGCTAAATTACTGCAAAGAATTCATCGACTGGGTAGTAAAGGCTCATTTCAGCGAGATAGACGATAACGGCATAGCTATCCCCTTGTACAACAATCCTTTTGAGCAAGTAAAACACAAACTTAAAAACACTGAAACTGTTTATAACCCACTGCCGTACCGTTATATTTGTGATTTGCGCCATATCTTATGCCCCAAGCCAAGAGGACATTTTTCGGATTGGACGTGGGCGCAAAAGCAGACAGGGCAAGGTGCTAGACATGGCGATTGGTGTGAGGTGGATGAAAGCCTGATTGATAAAGCCGACCCTGATTGTGTGTGGCGCAGCAAAGAAGTTTTACGTACACCTAAAGGGGGGAAATCTGCTGTTTCCACGGTTATCCATCAAATCTGGTCGCCTGTCGTCAGTATGGTACTGCTCATTAAGCTGCATCTACCACTGCGTACCTATCAGGTGCGAATGCTCGATAGTGGCGAAGCCGATACACTTCGCTATGAAAAGGGAAACTGGATTAAAAACCCGCATGGCTTTGCCTTAAATCATTACAGCAAAGGCGTATTCCGCCAATTTAAAGACAATGCGACAGGGCTTGAATCAACGGGCTTGTACATCAGCACAAACAAAACCGCAGACCAAAACAAGGATGAATTTGAGCGGGGTTATGAAATCCCTTGGCAGAATGAAGATGTGCTGTATTGGCTCGAAAAACTGCGTAATTGGCAAGAAAAATACAACCCCATCAGCAAACCGACGGACTGGACTACGTTAGAGGTAAAGCACACTAAAGACATGAAGTCGAAAGCCTATTTAAGCGCAATGGGTCACAGTTGTTTTCTGTTTCGTGATGCCCCAGCAAAAAAACAAGACGATAGAAGTAAGCCTGTTCAAGACATTGTAATTGGTAAATTGTGGTACAAACTACTCCATCAACTTGAGCAACATCTTTTTGCATCTGGTGATATCTTATCTGACGGGACAGCACTGCGGTTAGTCCATGACTATGGTGAAGATTATAGTAAAAGTGGAAATAAGACAAAAACAGAGTTTCCCTTACACAGCCTCCGAGTCTCTCTGATTACCTGTTACATTATGGACGCGAATTTACCCTTGCCTGTGGTATCAAAGTTATTAGCGGGTCACTCACGCATGATTATGACCGTCTATTACAACAAGATTACCCCTGCGGTGATGAAAGAGAAAATGACCGAAGCGGATAAGCGATGTGAGGATAAATCAAAAAAGAGTGTTCGCGCATTCTTAAAAGATGCGGAAATGCGTCAAATTAAATGCAAGATGGCGTATAACGATGGTCAATCCGTTGAAGCAGCACTCGTTAATCGAAACCCGATGGGGTGGGAAAAACGTCATATTGGTATGTGTTTAGCGGGTGGTAATACAGTTCGCTCTGATGAAACTAGAACAGTTGCAGGCTGTTGGAATGGCGGTGAGTTATTAATAGACTCAAGCAATGTAGCAAAACGAGTTTATGGCTCAGTCCCTCACGGTTTTGAAAACTGTGTGCGTTGTCGTTGGTTCATTACCGATGCGCGCTATCTTCCTGAACTCAATGCTCACCTGAACTTTATGAGTTATAAATCTCACGAAGCGGCTAATTTAGCGGTCAAGTTAGAGGGCGAAATTGAGAAAATGGATGAACTCAAATACGAAGCGGAATCTGAGGGCAAGCCGTTTACTCAACATAATGAATTACAAGCACTTCAACGTCGATATGAGAAGCAATTGGTTGAAGCTGATGAATACACGAAAGATTGGATTGCGACCTTTGGTTTGATTCGTCGCATTATCGAAATCGAGCAAGGTCGCACTGAGAGCGATACCGCCAATAAACTCGTTGCGGTTGGCTCAGAAAGCGACATTAAAGTGGGCTTCATGGAAACCGAATCAGAACTATTGCAACTTGCTTTACTCTGTGAGGATGCCGAGTTTTACCCTGACATGCTCGATGATGTTAAGAAAACACCGACTATCGAACGTAGAACGCAGAGCCTAAGCCGCTTTATGATGCGTAAGGGCTATATGCCACAACTACTCATGCTTGATAAAGACCAGCAACTTATTGCTGCCAACGCCATGATGCGCCAAATGGCTCTACAAGCCAATCCAACAGATAAATTGGATGGATATAAACAAGTCGCTAATTACCTAGAGCTAGGGCAATTTATGGCAGACAGCAAGCTACTCGAAACAGGTATTCATGCTTTAGAAAACAGCATCAATACACCTGTAGATGGCATTTCAATTAAATCGTTGACTTCCAATGTGGTTAAAGGAGACTTCCCAAGTGCAGGTTGA
- the gmtY gene encoding gamma-mobile-trio recombinase GmtY translates to MSVVEVVKVNAKVVQDDSGVFTEIPVLLDKNKEPVKPLVEFVLKLKRDGMSQSTISNYVKATQLLLEYMAANTSGFDSPQSLFENFSSRLYTGTIGDDGLDPSGLYWLPCSKQVARLHINALSKVTDWLAEKHGAISMNPLVKADSLTQRLNYAAWFRKNQHNFLGHIKDKHINSTVRYARSVQGKRPLGKQSQDAIEFPERYFEAFYFDGLGGAVDRRVALRDQLILLLMHGGGLRESEALHLWLEDVLIDPSNPDSVMVRIYHPEDGKAPNNWRGRSGKTTRAAYLKEKYALSPRNDLMGKKRVGWKSRVTDSKDEYLDVHWFPTVFGEVFAKLWQDYTRFLTGVERNHPYAFVSFHREHTGNPYTLNAFHDSYRNGLKRIGLKPCKADGLSPHSHRHSYGRRLRKAGVSEIVIKKCLHHASLESQAVYTTPTAKEVTSCLNAATQQLLNPTEPVEQVGTPSWEVLTEHGFNDIDPDGLFTGKTPKLGKRNGY, encoded by the coding sequence GTGAGTGTAGTGGAGGTTGTAAAGGTTAATGCAAAGGTAGTTCAGGATGATTCAGGGGTGTTTACTGAGATACCTGTATTGCTTGATAAGAATAAAGAACCAGTAAAACCATTGGTTGAATTTGTTTTGAAGTTGAAACGTGATGGTATGAGTCAATCAACCATTAGTAATTACGTTAAGGCAACGCAACTTCTACTTGAGTACATGGCTGCTAACACTAGTGGTTTTGACTCTCCACAATCCTTATTTGAGAATTTCAGTAGTCGGTTATACACAGGCACGATTGGTGATGATGGTTTAGATCCGTCGGGGTTGTATTGGTTGCCTTGCAGCAAGCAAGTTGCCCGATTACACATTAATGCCCTAAGTAAAGTGACTGACTGGTTAGCTGAGAAACACGGTGCGATCTCCATGAATCCACTGGTTAAGGCTGACAGTTTGACACAACGCCTTAACTACGCTGCTTGGTTTCGTAAAAATCAACATAACTTCCTCGGTCATATCAAAGATAAGCACATCAATTCAACCGTTCGTTATGCTCGTAGCGTTCAAGGAAAACGTCCGTTGGGTAAGCAGTCACAAGATGCGATAGAGTTTCCTGAGCGTTATTTTGAAGCGTTTTACTTCGATGGTTTAGGCGGTGCAGTAGACCGTAGGGTTGCATTACGTGACCAATTAATTTTACTGCTCATGCATGGCGGTGGTTTGCGAGAGTCAGAGGCTTTACACCTGTGGCTTGAAGATGTCTTAATCGACCCGTCTAACCCTGATAGCGTAATGGTTCGTATCTATCATCCAGAGGACGGTAAAGCCCCAAATAACTGGCGTGGACGCTCAGGTAAAACAACTCGTGCTGCTTATCTTAAAGAGAAATACGCACTAAGTCCCCGCAATGATCTCATGGGTAAGAAACGTGTGGGCTGGAAAAGTCGAGTCACCGACAGCAAAGATGAATATCTGGACGTTCACTGGTTTCCGACTGTCTTTGGTGAAGTCTTTGCCAAACTTTGGCAAGACTACACTCGATTTCTGACGGGTGTTGAGCGCAATCATCCTTATGCCTTTGTGAGCTTCCACCGTGAACATACAGGCAATCCCTATACGCTTAATGCGTTCCACGATAGCTACCGTAATGGCTTAAAGCGTATTGGGCTAAAGCCGTGTAAAGCCGATGGCTTATCCCCTCACTCACACCGACACAGCTACGGCAGACGGCTACGTAAAGCTGGCGTATCAGAAATTGTGATTAAGAAATGTTTACACCATGCCTCTTTAGAGTCGCAAGCTGTGTATACCACACCAACAGCAAAAGAAGTAACAAGTTGCTTAAATGCAGCAACGCAACAACTCCTAAACCCAACAGAACCCGTTGAGCAAGTCGGCACACCGAGTTGGGAAGTGTTAACCGAGCATGGTTTTAACGATATTGACCCCGATGGATTGTTCACAGGTAAAACCCCAAAATTAGGAAAACGCAATGGCTACTAA
- the flgB gene encoding flagellar basal body rod protein FlgB gives MSISFDKALGVHQHTVGVRAKRAETLASNIANANTPGYKAKDIDFQRALNAATSGANIGLSRTNGRHINATTQVTGEQKFRVPTQPDTGDGNTVDAQLEQNMFMQNSIEYQASLDFLGSKFKNLSKALKGE, from the coding sequence ATGTCCATTTCGTTTGATAAAGCATTAGGGGTTCACCAGCATACGGTTGGCGTACGTGCAAAGCGTGCAGAAACCCTTGCGAGTAATATCGCCAATGCCAATACCCCAGGTTATAAAGCTAAAGATATAGACTTTCAGCGTGCGCTTAATGCGGCAACATCTGGGGCAAATATTGGCCTAAGTCGAACGAATGGGCGGCATATTAATGCCACAACCCAAGTCACAGGTGAGCAAAAGTTCCGTGTGCCAACCCAACCTGATACTGGTGATGGCAATACCGTAGATGCACAACTTGAGCAAAACATGTTTATGCAAAACAGTATTGAATACCAAGCATCATTAGACTTTCTAGGTTCGAAGTTTAAGAACCTGAGCAAGGCACTGAAAGGGGAATAA
- the flgC gene encoding flagellar basal body rod protein FlgC — MSLFNVFNVTGSAMSAESVRLNTTSSNLANANSVSSSAEETYKARHPIFAAALESASYNREDSVAVQVKGIVESERPLTAEYNPDHPMANAQGFIYKPNVNVMEEMANMISASRSYQNNVQVADASKQMLMKTLQMGK; from the coding sequence ATGAGTTTATTTAATGTATTTAATGTAACGGGATCGGCAATGAGTGCGGAATCTGTTCGTTTGAATACCACATCAAGTAACCTTGCTAACGCCAACAGTGTCAGTAGCTCAGCAGAAGAAACTTATAAAGCACGTCATCCTATCTTTGCTGCCGCATTAGAATCGGCGTCTTATAACCGTGAAGACAGTGTTGCAGTACAAGTAAAAGGTATTGTGGAAAGTGAACGTCCGTTAACAGCGGAATACAATCCTGATCATCCAATGGCGAATGCGCAAGGCTTTATCTATAAGCCAAATGTGAATGTGATGGAAGAGATGGCGAACATGATCTCAGCTTCTCGTTCATACCAGAATAATGTTCAAGTAGCCGATGCCAGTAAGCAAATGCTAATGAAAACCTTGCAGATGGGTAAATAA
- the flgD gene encoding flagellar hook assembly protein FlgD — MSTINGAGNSNLSYLDQLKSMQDKKVEQEKDVTGKNQLKQDDFLSLLTKQLAQQDPFKPVGNDQMIAQMASFATVDGINKMNEQFGSLNSAMTSNQALQASSLVGQDVLIPNATAMRSSEGEMSGMARLSNSVDNAILRVETAQGELVKTVSLGAKPAGEHAFTWDGKDDDGNVMPEGMYKFSVSGNVKGESQNFEVLTHANVNSVLLGNNNSQVMLNLAGFDKPVQLADVLQIGKATQKG; from the coding sequence ATGAGCACGATCAATGGTGCTGGCAACAGCAATCTTTCTTACCTTGACCAGCTAAAAAGCATGCAAGACAAGAAAGTAGAACAAGAGAAAGATGTCACTGGTAAAAACCAGCTTAAACAAGATGATTTCTTGTCTTTATTAACAAAGCAGTTAGCGCAGCAAGACCCATTCAAGCCCGTTGGTAACGATCAAATGATCGCGCAGATGGCATCATTTGCCACCGTTGACGGCATTAACAAAATGAATGAGCAGTTCGGTTCACTAAACAGTGCGATGACATCAAACCAAGCGCTACAAGCCTCATCTTTGGTTGGTCAAGACGTGTTAATACCAAACGCTACAGCAATGCGTAGTAGTGAAGGTGAAATGTCCGGTATGGCACGTCTGAGTAACAGCGTTGATAACGCGATTTTACGTGTGGAAACCGCGCAAGGTGAGTTAGTAAAAACGGTAAGCCTTGGTGCAAAACCTGCTGGTGAACATGCCTTTACTTGGGATGGTAAAGATGATGACGGCAATGTTATGCCGGAAGGTATGTACAAGTTTTCTGTTTCTGGCAACGTGAAAGGCGAGAGCCAAAACTTTGAAGTGCTAACACACGCTAACGTAAACAGCGTGCTGCTAGGTAATAATAATAGTCAGGTGATGTTGAATCTCGCTGGCTTCGATAAGCCAGTTCAATTGGCTGATGTTCTACAAATTGGTAAAGCGACACAAAAAGGATAA
- the flgE gene encoding flagellar hook protein FlgE: MSMNIALSGLGAAQKDLNTTSNNIANANTFGFKESRAEFGDVYSSSIFSNAKTTTGGGVQTSTVAQQFHEGSSIYTNNPLDLRVSGSGFFAVSDNKNEPANNNLTRNGAFHLNNENELVNSEGKFLLGYPVNKESNTVASYEAKSMKIDDIFGQPTKSNNIKVSLNLPNKETAPKNSPFDFNDPDSFSRSTSSTIYDSLGKPYKMTTYYVAKYDPNATPTNANTWEVHQTITNNSGEERLLKPDPASVPAAYQVIDNTDPTAPVVTGYRMRFDQNGQPYPGDAGDPTATPPVPATPPTPLNIQMETFASAGIDVGGADPTQTLNMNYDDPTQYASAFEVRKFEDVDGATTGYLSKVDIDPEGNILASYSNGKDVVVGRVALARVSNEQGLAQLGGTLWNTTQESGQAIWGDASQGSFGAIKSGTLEQSNIDMTQELVDLITAQRNFQASSRALDVNNQLQQNILQIR; this comes from the coding sequence ATGAGTATGAACATTGCGTTGAGTGGACTAGGCGCTGCTCAAAAAGATCTTAATACCACCAGTAATAACATTGCCAACGCTAACACCTTTGGTTTTAAAGAATCGCGCGCTGAGTTTGGCGATGTGTATTCAAGTTCGATTTTCTCTAATGCCAAAACCACCACGGGTGGCGGTGTACAAACATCAACGGTTGCTCAGCAGTTCCACGAAGGCTCAAGTATTTATACCAATAATCCATTGGATTTACGTGTATCTGGTTCTGGTTTTTTTGCCGTTTCTGATAATAAAAATGAACCAGCAAACAATAACTTAACGCGTAATGGTGCATTTCATTTAAATAATGAAAATGAGCTAGTTAACTCTGAAGGTAAGTTTTTATTGGGCTACCCAGTAAACAAAGAGTCAAATACAGTGGCTTCTTATGAAGCAAAATCAATGAAGATCGATGATATTTTTGGTCAGCCAACTAAATCGAACAACATCAAGGTATCGTTGAATCTACCTAATAAAGAAACGGCCCCTAAAAATAGCCCATTTGATTTTAACGATCCTGATTCTTTTAGTCGTTCGACGTCATCAACCATTTATGACTCACTGGGTAAGCCGTATAAAATGACGACTTACTACGTGGCAAAATATGATCCAAATGCGACTCCAACTAACGCTAATACGTGGGAAGTACACCAAACTATTACGAATAATAGTGGCGAAGAAAGATTATTAAAGCCAGATCCTGCAAGTGTTCCTGCGGCTTACCAAGTTATTGATAATACCGATCCTACTGCCCCTGTTGTAACGGGCTATCGCATGCGATTTGATCAAAATGGTCAGCCATATCCTGGAGATGCCGGCGATCCAACTGCCACACCTCCGGTACCAGCAACGCCACCTACACCATTAAATATTCAGATGGAAACATTTGCCTCGGCAGGTATTGATGTTGGTGGTGCAGATCCTACGCAAACATTAAACATGAATTACGATGATCCCACTCAGTACGCATCAGCATTTGAAGTGCGTAAATTTGAAGATGTGGATGGCGCAACAACGGGTTACCTATCAAAGGTAGATATTGATCCTGAAGGTAATATTTTAGCGTCTTACTCTAATGGTAAAGATGTTGTTGTTGGTCGTGTGGCATTGGCCCGTGTTTCTAATGAACAAGGTTTAGCGCAGCTTGGTGGAACACTTTGGAATACTACCCAAGAATCAGGGCAAGCTATTTGGGGCGATGCATCACAAGGCTCATTTGGTGCGATTAAGAGTGGTACGCTTGAGCAGTCAAACATTGATATGACTCAAGAGCTGGTGGATTTGATCACCGCACAGCGTAACTTCCAAGCAAGTTCTCGTGCGCTTGATGTGAATAACCAGCTACAACAAAATATTCTACAAATCCGTTAA
- the flgF gene encoding flagellar basal-body rod protein FlgF, which yields MDRALYLAMSGAKQDMYGMQVHANNLANVNTTGFRADLQQARSMQAYGEGMPSRVFSMAERPGNDFAQGSVINTGRDLDVAIQGDGWLAVMDAKGQEAYTRAGHLKIDQTGMLQNSNGQLLLGQNDSPIFIPLPISKIEIGKDGTVSVLPQGAPPDALAVVDRIKLVSVDNQALFKDTDGLFKLTGDRIPMDADANVTLAKGMLEGSNVNAVSEMTSMIDLQRHFEMQVKLMKTAEEMDKSSSSLMRIG from the coding sequence ATGGATCGTGCTCTGTATCTAGCCATGAGTGGCGCAAAACAAGACATGTACGGTATGCAAGTTCATGCCAATAATTTGGCGAACGTTAATACCACAGGCTTTCGTGCCGACTTACAACAAGCGCGTAGTATGCAAGCTTATGGTGAAGGTATGCCAAGCCGTGTGTTTTCAATGGCTGAACGTCCGGGCAACGACTTTGCTCAAGGTTCAGTGATTAATACCGGACGTGATTTAGATGTGGCGATCCAAGGTGACGGTTGGTTAGCGGTGATGGATGCCAAAGGGCAAGAAGCTTATACCCGCGCTGGTCACTTAAAAATTGATCAAACAGGCATGTTACAAAACAGCAATGGTCAATTGCTATTAGGTCAAAACGACAGTCCTATTTTTATTCCTCTACCTATTAGCAAGATTGAAATCGGCAAAGACGGTACGGTTTCAGTATTACCACAGGGCGCGCCACCGGATGCGCTGGCAGTTGTTGATCGCATTAAGTTAGTGAGCGTCGATAACCAAGCCCTATTTAAAGACACTGATGGCTTATTTAAATTAACAGGCGATCGTATTCCAATGGATGCGGACGCGAATGTCACACTTGCAAAAGGCATGTTAGAAGGCAGTAACGTCAATGCGGTATCTGAAATGACCAGTATGATCGATCTTCAACGCCACTTTGAAATGCAAGTAAAACTGATGAAAACCGCAGAAGAAATGGATAAGTCTTCTTCTTCTCTTATGCGTATTGGCTAA
- the flgG gene encoding flagellar basal-body rod protein FlgG: protein MHPALWVSKTGLDAQQTNISTISNNLANASTVGFKKGRAVFEDLFYQNINQPGGQSTQDTTLPTGLMLGAGSKVVATQKVFTQGNTQTTNNAMDMMIEGDGFFQVLLPDGNIGYTRNGQFTINADGQLVTSGSGYPVQPEIVVPEDAVGITVGTDGEVSARIRGEQENQVLGQITTVDFINPGGMEPIGQNLFLPTGASGDPQEGTPGLEGYGSIRQSMLETSNVNVTEELVNMIEAQRVYEMNSKVISTVDQMLSYVNQQL from the coding sequence ATGCATCCAGCTCTATGGGTAAGTAAAACCGGTCTTGACGCGCAGCAGACGAATATCTCGACCATTTCAAATAACTTGGCGAACGCCTCAACGGTTGGCTTTAAAAAAGGCCGTGCGGTTTTCGAAGATCTGTTTTATCAAAATATTAATCAGCCGGGTGGTCAATCAACTCAAGATACTACGTTACCAACAGGATTAATGTTGGGTGCGGGTTCTAAAGTCGTCGCAACGCAAAAGGTATTTACCCAAGGTAATACTCAGACGACGAACAACGCTATGGATATGATGATTGAAGGTGATGGCTTTTTCCAAGTGCTATTGCCTGATGGCAACATCGGTTATACCCGTAACGGTCAATTTACCATTAACGCTGATGGTCAATTAGTAACAAGTGGTAGTGGTTACCCTGTTCAACCTGAAATTGTCGTGCCTGAAGATGCGGTGGGCATCACAGTAGGTACTGATGGTGAAGTTTCTGCTCGTATTCGTGGTGAGCAAGAAAACCAAGTGCTAGGTCAAATTACCACTGTCGATTTCATTAATCCAGGCGGTATGGAGCCTATTGGTCAGAACTTGTTTTTACCAACAGGTGCCAGTGGCGATCCGCAAGAAGGGACACCGGGCTTAGAAGGTTACGGCTCTATTCGTCAATCGATGCTAGAAACCTCTAACGTAAATGTGACTGAAGAGCTAGTAAACATGATTGAAGCGCAACGTGTTTACGAGATGAATTCAAAAGTTATTTCAACAGTCGATCAGATGTTGAGCTACGTTAACCAGCAGCTGTAA
- the flgH gene encoding flagellar basal body L-ring protein FlgH has translation MKGSLVVLSLVLTGCMSTPPDVAGSDIEKATTNVDAVEGKEKESKGLIDMIRKREDPEAGDPAWNPVRPQDKPEHYATATGSLFNQAQVQDLYDDTKPRGIGDIVTILLEEKTAAKKSASSDLDKSTDLNMKPIELGGKPVTIRDYNLSYGMSNNNTFAGSTSADQSNSIKGSISVEVVEVLNNGNLVIRGEKWLTLNTGDEYIRVSGHIRPDDISQDNTIASTRISNARIQYSGTGDRQDVQDQNWLSRFFNVAF, from the coding sequence ATGAAAGGATCATTAGTGGTATTGAGCTTGGTACTGACGGGGTGTATGTCAACACCACCCGATGTTGCGGGCAGTGATATCGAAAAAGCCACGACGAATGTTGATGCGGTAGAAGGCAAAGAGAAAGAGTCGAAAGGGCTGATTGATATGATCCGCAAACGTGAGGATCCTGAAGCTGGCGATCCTGCATGGAACCCTGTTCGTCCACAAGATAAGCCGGAACATTACGCCACAGCAACTGGCTCTTTGTTTAATCAAGCACAAGTTCAAGATCTCTACGATGATACTAAGCCACGCGGTATTGGTGATATCGTGACGATTCTATTGGAAGAGAAAACGGCAGCGAAAAAGAGTGCAAGCTCTGATCTCGATAAATCAACAGACTTGAACATGAAGCCGATTGAATTAGGTGGCAAGCCTGTGACTATCCGTGATTACAATCTGTCTTACGGTATGTCCAATAACAACACTTTCGCAGGTTCTACGTCAGCAGATCAAAGCAACAGCATTAAAGGTTCAATCTCAGTTGAAGTGGTGGAAGTGCTGAATAACGGTAATTTGGTGATTCGTGGTGAAAAGTGGTTAACGCTAAACACAGGTGATGAATACATTCGTGTTAGTGGGCATATTCGCCCTGATGATATTAGCCAAGATAACACCATTGCTTCGACCCGTATTTCTAATGCTCGTATTCAATATTCAGGCACAGGTGATCGCCAAGATGTGCAAGATCAGAACTGGCTATCACGCTTCTTTAATGTTGCTTTCTAA